Proteins encoded in a region of the Campylobacter geochelonis genome:
- a CDS encoding phage integrase central domain-containing protein, with translation MILDKNITPIKQRKGFKTAPDIVLSEFKLPISRKNPYSENIDKNLRVKISKTKHNKKLNISFYVVNGSKLKKLGEFPKMRFSQAQKARDEYSKNIETGGKNTLKSVFELYLQHKYFGKSSKTVAKRISQFKHFHELHEKPVKKIKHEQIICILDRIFHSGKFESLKEIFNLIQDVFSFAKVRKIVVLNPLSDEKWSDHHQVPKSCGYGYLDSQNLEHLRFLINYVFNYQNSIVVREALIMGLCTALHSQNAMELRKEQIKKDELGNYYL, from the coding sequence ATGATTTTGGATAAAAATATAACCCCAATCAAGCAAAGAAAAGGTTTCAAGACAGCCCCTGATATCGTGCTTTCAGAATTTAAACTGCCGATTTCGCGAAAAAATCCTTATTCTGAAAACATTGATAAGAATTTACGAGTAAAAATATCAAAAACAAAGCATAATAAAAAGCTAAATATCAGTTTTTACGTGGTTAATGGCTCAAAACTTAAAAAATTAGGCGAATTTCCAAAAATGCGCTTTTCACAAGCTCAAAAAGCCCGAGATGAGTATTCAAAAAATATAGAAACTGGTGGTAAAAACACACTAAAATCGGTGTTTGAATTATACTTGCAACACAAATATTTTGGAAAAAGTTCAAAAACTGTAGCAAAACGAATTTCCCAGTTCAAACATTTTCATGAACTTCACGAAAAACCAGTGAAGAAAATAAAGCACGAACAAATAATTTGCATATTAGATAGGATTTTTCATAGTGGAAAATTTGAAAGTTTAAAGGAAATTTTTAATCTAATTCAAGACGTTTTTAGTTTCGCAAAAGTCCGTAAAATAGTGGTTTTGAATCCGTTAAGCGATGAAAAATGGAGCGACCACCACCAAGTACCAAAATCATGTGGCTATGGCTATTTAGATAGTCAAAATTTAGAACATTTAAGGTTTTTAATTAATTATGTATTTAATTATCAAAATTCTATAGTTGTTCGAGAAGCCCTTATAATGGGGCTTTGCACTGCTTTGCATTCTCAAAATGCCATGGAACTACGAAAAGAACAAATAAAAAAAGATGAACTCGGAAACTATTATTTATAA